In the genome of Oncorhynchus clarkii lewisi isolate Uvic-CL-2024 chromosome 4, UVic_Ocla_1.0, whole genome shotgun sequence, one region contains:
- the LOC139407828 gene encoding laforin, with translation MLYRFGVILTPECPEVEVFVLGSRPEMGHWDPNNAVLMKRTQVVLSMREPCLWIADVHLAEPCQESLWLKFIKRVGGNFIWEGNGSHHDRCCVYDQSNLVDGVYCHPIGHWIEETGHTDEMKHTTDFYFGVAGQQAMHFNRVLPRVFLGSCPRQVEHVTLKLKEELGVTAVMNFQTEGDMVNNSSGCRRDPGQEMTPETMMHLYRDCGLAYVWIPTPDMSTEGRTRVLPQAVFLLHGLLENGHTVYVHCNAGVGRSTAAVCGLLMYVLGWSKRKVQYFVTARRAAVYIDEEALVNAQEDFIQKFGRLRTSVCYPQT, from the exons ATGTTATACAGATTCGGCGTCATTCTCACTCCGGAGTGCCCGGAAGTAGAGGTGTTTGTGTTAGGGTCCCGTCCGGAGATGGGTCACTGGGACCCAAACAATGCAGTTCTGATGAAACGGACGCAGGTGGTTTTGTCCATGCGCGAACCTTGCCTCTGGATCGCCGACGTGCATCTGGCAGAACCGTGCCAAGAGAGCCTGTGGTTGAAGTTCATCAAACGAGTGGGGGGCAATTTCATCTGGGAAG GCAACGGTTCTCACCACGACAGATGTTGTGTGTACGACCAGAGCAACCTGGTGGACGGGGTGTACTGCCACCCTATTGGCCACTGGATCGAGGAGACAGGTCATACGGACGAGATGAAGCACACGACTGACTTCTACTTTGGCGTGGCCGGCCAGCAGGCCATGCATTTCAACAG AGTCCTGCCCCGGGTGTTTCTGGGTAGCTGCCCTCGCCAGGTGGAGCATGTGACCCTCAAGCTGAAGGAAGAGCTGGGTGTTACCGCAGTAATGAACTTTCAGACGGAGGGGGATATGGTCAACAACTCGTCCGGCTGCCGCCGCGACCCCGGGCAAGAAATGACCCCAGAGACCATGATGCACCTGTACAGGGACTGTGGCCTGGCGTACGTGTGGATCCCAACACCAGACATGAGCACTGAAG GCCGGACTAGGGTGCTTCCCCAGGCTGTCTTCCTGCTGCACGGTCTCCTGGAGAACGGTCACACGGTCTACGTTCACTGTAACGCTGGCGTTGGGCGCTCCACCGCAGCCGTGTGCGGTCTTCTCATGTACGTCCTGGGCTGGAGCAAGAGGAAGGTGCAGTACTTTGTCACAGCCAGGAGGGCGGCGGTGTACATCGACGAGGAGGCACTGGTAAATGCCCAGGAGGACTTCATTCAGAAGTTTGGACGCCTGCGCACCTCTGTTTGCTACCCGCAAACATGA